From the genome of Psychrobacter sp. M13:
CATGACCCAACAAATCGAACTATTTGATATTGCAAATCCTTGTGTTAGCGTCTGCACGAGCAATAAAAAGGGCTATTGCTTTGGCTGCTTGCGTAGTCGTACCGAGCGTCAGCTATGGCTAAGCATGACTAATGAGCAGCGTCGTGAGGTGCTAAGACTAATAGCAGGCCGCAAACAGCGTATTGAGCAAATGCGACAGCTTAAAGGGCAGCAGTTGGGATTTGATTTTGAGGAAGTGGTTGAAGTTAGGGAGTTGTTTTAGAAAATAAAACCAAACGATAATATTTTTATCACAGTATCAATTTTTTTATTGAAGCTTTGTCATACAATTAAACCATAGTAGTTATTTAGAGCTGTAGCAAGCAAACTTCCAGCTACGCCTAACTCAATCTGCCAACTCGTATTAATTGCCTTAGATAACATTGACTCCATCCAAGATTTGACTGAAGGACCAAATTTATCCTTTTCAACTATAGAAAAACTTTGATCACTATCA
Proteins encoded in this window:
- a CDS encoding DUF1289 domain-containing protein, whose amino-acid sequence is MTQQIELFDIANPCVSVCTSNKKGYCFGCLRSRTERQLWLSMTNEQRREVLRLIAGRKQRIEQMRQLKGQQLGFDFEEVVEVRELF